The DNA region TTACGAGTGTTTTCTGGTCCCATACGAATCAACAGTTTTTGCGCATTGGGTAATGCTTCAAGGTTAGGGTTAACATATTTATAGTTAACACTGATAGATGATAGCTCAATAGGATCTTCAATTATGGGTGCGTTAATAATCATGCTAAAAGCCTGTTGCATGCGCTTATCAAAATCAACATCATTGTAACCAAGTTCAGTAAATGCTTCGGAAAATAACGGTTTTAATTCAGTGTAAGTCGATAATAAATCTTTTTCGCTTAAGTCTGCGATAAAATTCGCATACACGTCATATCGATGATAACCATCTGGATTAAGATAAGTTTTGTTGGTTATTTCACTCACGGAGAATTGAGTATCAGGGCCTTTTAACGGGCTAGCTTTACGCACTAAATCGCCTTGGGCTAAGTTGTCGACGAATACGACAAATTGGCGTGCGATGTCTTTTTTCAAAATCATCGGTGCGATTTTCATACCATTGGCAATTGCTAAGGTTTTTGCTTCAACAAAATCATCAGAATCACTTAAGGCCGGTAGTGGTTCAACCATGGCAGTCGTTTCTGGCTCTCCAATAGGAACTACATCATCAGTAGTAGTAGCAATATTTTGAGGTTCTTCAATAGGTGTTTGTTCTATTGGTGTCTCTGGCACTGATTCTGGTAGTTCAACGGGAGTGATAACGAGTGGTTCAAATTCTTCAGTGTCATCACTGGTAAAATAAAAATAACTGCTTGCACCTAATAGCGCAATAACCGCAATAGCGATTAACAGCATGTTAGACCCTGGCTTTTCAGAGGCTTGTGGGGTAATTCGGTCTTCTTCATTAACTTGCATTTCAATTCCTTGGTGTTATTGCTAATCGATATAAATATCTAGGTGGAGTCGAAAAATTCTGCATGATACCAATCACAACAGTTATCTGAACAGTTCTGAGTATCACAAGCTTTTCAATTCAAGGCGTATTAATGTAGGAATGGTTGTTCCCTTTTAAGTTAATGCAACGCAGTACTTGAATGCTTGAAACGCTTCAGAAGAACGGGTTTCAAATTACTTGACTCTGCGTTGAAGCCTTTAAACGTAAAATGGCTATGCTTTCAAACCTTCGCTTTGATTACAGTAATTTTAATTTCCGCAGCATGATCAGATAACGAATACGATTGGTATACCATTTTGCAATATTCAGCAGACTTGTCTAGTGATAACTGCTGATAATGAATAATATATTATAAACAGTATTATGCTTGGACATATTGTTGTCTATCACCTATCCAGCGTTGAATGATAGCATCTACGTTTTGAGGCACTTGCTGGTTAACGTGGGATGCCAATTTTTGTGTTGGTGCAATTAAATGTTGATCACGTATAAGATCTGCAATTTTAAGATCAGCCAAACCGGTTTGTTTGGTGCCCAGAACTTCACCTGGCCCTCTTATTTCTAAGTCTTTTTGTGCAATAACAAAACCATCGTTACTGTTTCGCAGCACCCCTAAGCGTTTAGTGGCGGTTTGTGACAGTGGCGCTTTATAAAGTAATACACAATGGCTGGCGACAGCACCTCGGCCGACTCGACCTCTTAACTGATGTAATTGAGCAAGGCCTAATCGTTCAGGGTTTTCAATAATCATTAAACTTGCGTTTGGGACATCAACGCCCACTTCTATGACGGTTGTGGCAACCAATAAGTTCAATTCACCTGATTTAAATTGCGCCATAATCGCCTGTTTTTCAGCACTTTTCATTCGGCCATGAATCAAGCCTATTTTTAGTTCTGGTAGTGCAATAGTGAGTTCAGCTGCTGTATCTTCTGCAGCTTGGCATTCAAGAAGCTCAGATTCTTCAATTAACGTACATACCCAATAAGCTTGACGGTTATCATGCAGTGCAGCTTGTTTCACTCGTTCAATCACTTGTTCACGACGGCTATCAGCAATAGCAACGGTTGTGACCGGTGTACGTCCTGGAGGAAGCTCGTCAATAATTGAAGTGTCTAAATCTGCATAAGCTGTCATGGCTAAAGTTCGTGGAATGGGTGTGGCAGTCATAATTAACTGGTGTGGATGAAAGCCTTGGTTAACGCCTTTTTCTCGTAACCCTAAGCGTTGATGAACACCAAAACGATGTTGCTCATCAATAATAATTAACGCCAGCTTATTAAATACCACTGCCTGTTGAAAAATTGCATGAGTACCGATGACCATTTGAGCAGCGCCAGAAGCGATATCTTCGAGTGATTGAACTCGCGCTTTGCCTTTAAGTTTACCTGCCAACCAGCCGACTTTTAGCCCAAGTGGTTCAAACCAAGCTGCAAAGTTAGCAGCATGTTGTTCAGCCAATAATTCAGTCGGTGCCATCATGGCCACTTGGTATCCGTTTTCAATTGCTTGTAACGCAGCAAGTGCCGCCACCAAAGTTTTCCCAGAACCTACATCACCTTGAACTAAACGCATCATGGGCGTTGGATGCTGAATATCTTGGCTGATTTCGGCTACAACTCGTTGTTGTGCTCCTGTTGGCTTAAAAGGCAGTTGTGCTAAAAATGGGGTTAACAATTGCCCTGTAGCAGGCATTGAAACTGCGGCATCTTGATTACTGCGCTGGCGTAGTTGCAACATGCTCAGATTATGAGCCAGTAATTCTTCTTGGATTAATCTTTGCTGTGCTGGATGCTGACCTTGTTCTAATTCAAAGGGTGACACCGAACTATGGGGACGGTGCAAAATATGCAGCGCATCATGCAGGCTAATATTGTTTGGTTGTAATGCACTGGGCAGTAACTCGGGTAATCCACCTTGGTCTAACATCGCCAAGGCTTGCGCTGTCAATTTTATCCAACTGGCTTGTTTTACCCCTTCAGTTGTCGGATAAATGGGGGTTAATGTGTCGCTTAATGTAATTGATTCACCAGGATGAATAATTTGATATTCCGGATGAACAATTTCTTTATGATGATTGCCACGGCGTATTTCACCGTACGCCCGAATGCTGGCGCCATTTTCCATGGCGTTACGTTGTGCCATAGAGAAATTAAAAAATCGCAGGCTCATCATTCCGCTGTGATCGCGGACATTGCACACTAACATGCGCCGCCGCCCCTGCATGATTTGAGTCGACTGAATTTCTGCTTCGATAGTGCCATAACTGCCAGGAGGTAGTGCGGCAATAGGATGTATTTGTGTACGGTCTTCATAACGCAGCGGTAAATGAAACAGTACATCTTGTACGGTTTTAATACCTAACTTAGCCAGTTTTTCCGCAACCTTTTTAGCAACGCCTTTAAGGTCGGTGATCGGAACAAGATCCAGTCGTAGCAAATTGTGTTCACCCAAATAGATTATCAAAGATGTAAAAATCATAGTGATTTCAAGCTATCAATCTCAAATCACTGTAATTATATACAGATGTTTAAGGTATCTTAGCAGACTTTGAATACAAGGCAATATTCAGCAATCAATTACAACCAACCCTTTTGTTTAGCGATTCTGGCCGCATCGATTCGGTTGCTGGCATTGAGTTTGTTAATTGCTTCTGATAAATAGTTTCGCACCGTGCCTTCTGCAATAAATAGTTGGTTGGCAATGTCTGCCGTAGATAAACCTTCACTGGCCAGTCGCAATGCCCGTCGCTCTTTGTCATTGAGTGGATCAATTTCACCAATGGCATTAAAGGCCAGCTCAGGATCGATAATCCGTTTGCCCGCCATCACTAACTTTATGGCGTTGATGAGGTCATCTGAAGGCGCATCTTTTAATAAAAAACCACCGACACCGTATTCTAATGCTCGTTTGATATAGCCAGCTCGACCGAAGGTGGTGAGAATAATCACTTTAGTCGAACTGGCTTGTTGTTGCAGCCATTGGCTTAGTTCTAATCCTGATTTTCCAGGCATTTCGATGTCGGTTAAGAGTAAATCAAAATGCTGTGATTTCAGCATTGTCATGGCTTTATCACCATCTTCTACTTCGGTGATGCTAATGCCATTTAAGTCATCGGCTGCCAATGTTAATAATGCAGCTAATGCTCCGCGCACCATGGCTTGATCTTCTGCTAATAAAATTTTCATGTTGACTCAATTAATGGCAAAGTGATGCTGACGACAAACTGTGGACTTAATTGGAATTGCACATCGCCATTCAATAGTGCAGCGCGCTCTTTTATCCCTTTTAGTCCGTTACCTTCTGTTAGGACTTTTACAGCTCGATTCTCCATGTATTGAAGCAACACCTTGTCTGTTGTTGTTTGGGTTAAAATAGTGCAATGGTCAGCTTGGCTATGTTTAATGGTGTTGTTTACTAACTCAGTTAACATCAGGCACAGTTGTGATTCTGTTAATTCATTAAGCTTAGGGCATTGACCCTTTATCGTGACTGCGATGGATTTATCACGCAAAGTTTGCGTTAGCGTTTTTAACGTTTGGCTTAATCTTTGGTGTTTATAATCGCTGACTGTTTGACGGATTTGACTCAAGCAGTCGCGTGTTATTTGACTAACTTGGCTAATTTGTTGCTGTGCTTGTTCGGTTTTACCCGCACTAATGAGTTTGTCTGCCAGTTCGGCTTTTAATGCTATCGAGGCTAAATGATGTCCCATCACATCATGAAGATCACGGGCGATACGTTCGCGTTCAAGAGCCGTGGCAAGGTGGGTTACTTCATCTTTAGACTGTTGCTGTTGACGCTTTATTTGTTGGCGTTTTTGTTCAATAACCCCAAATACGCCAACACCTAAACAGATCCCCATGCCGTAAAATGTAAAAAAGTAACCAGGGTAACCGACCCAAAGATCAATGGCTAGAAGTAGAAGGCTAATGCCTATAAAGCTCAATATAGCGGTTCGAAGCGAGTAAAAAAAGCCAATAAAGAAGCAACAAAAGCTGAATAATGAAATTGCGCCGCTGGTTAAAAATCCAGAGATAATAGCGATAAATAACATGAGCAGAATAGGCTTAAATGCTTGTTCTGTTGAGTTGTTATATGCCCAAAAATAGCCAATGATAAACGGGATCAGTAACAAGATCGCCAAGGTTATTGTTAACCATTGGTCACCCATGAAATATAGTGGAATAAAGTAAAAGCCTAAGTTTATGAGGTAAACCCAAGCGGTTTTTTGCTCATAACTTTTTTCATTATTAGATGATAAACAAATTGTCATTGTGCCTCCCAGCTCCCAGCGCAGTTAATCATAGAGTAACTGCGCGTTAACTCAAGAAAAAAGCAATCGGCATTATTGTTTTACAGCCTGGTGGTTTAATAGAAAATTTGCCCAACCGTATTGCGGGTCAATATCCAATGCTGCTTGCCAGTCTTGCATTGCACCGCTTAAGTCACCTTGTTCTTGTTTAGCTAAACCTCTCCATGTGTAAGCTTCAGCGTGTCCCCAGCAAATAGTGTCACAGGGTAGGTCATACTGAGTAATAGCCTGGCTTGCCAATGTTTGCGCTTTATCCAACCCGCCACCAAATGTACTTGGGGTATAAAATGCATTAATGGCTTTAACAAGATTGACACGAGGGTTGTTGGGCTCCAGCTCACTGGCTTGTTGTAATAGCTGAGCTGTTTTCATGCCATATTCCGCCCCCTTAGTATTATCGAAGGCGATCTGCATACCATATACTGCCGCTAACAAAGCTTGCGAGTCAGCTGAAGTGTGTTGGTTCAACATGGTTTCGAGAGTTTGCTGAGCATTGTTTAATGAATCTGCAGCAAGTTGACGTTGTCCGATGATGTTGGCTGTGATGGCTAGACGATAATCAGCATAGGCTTTTTCATAATCGTTGCTGTTTTCGCTATATTGGCTTAGTTCGGTAATGTTCATGGTGTTAGCCGCAGCATCAATGTCGCTGATATCTGCAAAGCTACTATGGCTGACTAAGGTTAAGCTGGTGATCAATAGTAAGGTCTTCATGGCTATCTCCGGGTAAGTTAGCCCAACAAGTTGTTGGGATAGGCTTAGTATGGAGAAACACATGATTAATTATCAGACACAAAGGTCATCAAAATAGGGTGACAAATGTCATGTACTTTGTGAATAAGACCGCATTTACATTCGGTCTTATTTATCAACAATGGGTAGTGTGATGAATAGATTAAACCACTTGCATCACTAAGTAGCTGGTATATCCAAGGTAACCTGCGAGTAACACAGCACCTTCACGACGACCAATTCGAAATCCACTCCACGCGAATGGAAGCACCATAATGGCAAAGATAATCATGGCAATAAAATCAATTTCATTAAAACCTTCAGCTGAGACTGGATGAATTAGCGCTGTAGCGCCCAAAATACCCAGGACATTGAAAATATTGGAACCCACGACGTTACCAATTGCAATGTCACTTTGACCTTTAAGTGCAGCCATTACCGAGGTCACAAGCTCAGGCATGCTGGTCCCTATCGCGACAATCGTTAAGCCGATAATCACTTCGCTGATACCAAATTGTTTAGCTAAATCAACAGCACCATTAACAAACAAAATTCCCCCTCCTACTAGCATGGTGATACCGACGGCAATGAGGGTAATTGAAAGTAGCGGATTTTGTGGTTTTGTGTCGATGTCTACTTCTTCTGGATTATTTTTAGAACTAATATAACTAAATACAAGATAGCCAATAAGTAAGCTAAATAATATTGCTCCATCAATAAAGCTGACATCGCCATCAAGCAATAAAAACCATACAAAAATTGAAGCGGAAATCATGATTGGAATATCACGTTTGACCATTTGAGAATGCACTGTGATAGGGCGTATTAGTGCAGTGACCGCTAAAATCAATCCAATGTTAACAATGTTTGAACCTACAACGTTACCTAAAGCAATGCCTGGATTACCCGCAAGTGCAGATTTTACACTGACAGCCAATTCGGGGGCACTGGTACCAAATGCGACAATGGTTAAGCCTATTATAAGTGGTGCAATACCTAAGCGAAGCGCAATTGCACTTGCCCCGCGGACTAAAGCTTCTGCGCCAAAGGTTAAAATAATAAAACCACCAATGATGGATAACGCAATTAACATGACCGTATCTGCCTTGTGATGTATACCGCACTCAAGCAGCGCGGTTTTTAAATTTCGCGTATATTGACAGAATATGTCAAAAAAATACACGCAATTAGCGTGTATTTTTTTGAACGTAAAACCAAATAAAAATAGCTTGTTATAATTCGTCTTCCCAACGCACTTTGGCACCGCGAATACCGTCTACTTTAGCGCTAAAGGCTTTTTCAAGCACGTGACGTTTAATTTTTAAGGTTGGGGTTAACACATCATTCTCAATGGTCCATTCGTCGTTGACAACGATAATGGCATCAACATGTTCGTGCGATTCTAAATGTGGATTAACACCATCCAGAGTTTCCTTTAATGATGTTCTGACTTCTTCGCGAGGTTGTAGTTTTGAACCTTCTGAAAGCTGTACCAAAGCCACTGGGTGCGGTAAACCTGACCCAATAACACAAATTAAATCAACATGCGAATCTTGAGCCAGTTTACGTTCAATCGGTACTGGTGCAACATACTTACCTTTTGAGGTTTTAAAGTTGTCTTTAACGCGACCGGTAATATCGATATAACCGTCTTCGTCGATTTCACACAAATCACCCGTGTGGAAAAAACCATCTTCAGTAAAGGCTGCAGCGGTGGCTTCATCTTGTAAGTAATAACCACTCATTAAGCCAGGACTTTTAACCAACAACTCACCTTCTTCAGTTTGGCGCACTAAACAGCCTTCAACGGGACGACCAACAGTACCAATTTTCTTGGCATTGAATGGATAGTTGATAATTGAGTAAGCACTGTTTTCGGTCATACCCCATGCTTCACAAATATCAATGCCAATGTTGTTATACCATTGAATCAAAGATGGTGGGATTGGAGCCGAGCCTGAGCCGTTTAAGCGTGATTGATCGAGTCCTAAACCGCTCTTAATTTTACGTTTAACAATACTGCTAATGATAGGTAACTTGAGTAAGGTTTTGAGTTTTTTCTCGCCAATTTTGTTGATAATGTTTAATTGGAATACAGTCCATAAACGCGGGACCGAGAAAAATACCGTTGGGCGACAGCGTTGAATGTCATCAACAAATGAGTCGAGGCCTTCAACAAAAGAAATAGTTGCACCGGAATAAAATGACGAACCTTCAATCGCAACGCGTTCAGTAATATGTGCTAGTGGTAAATAGGATAAAAGTCGGTCAGTGGTATTAACTTGTAAGTCACGAATCACTGCTTCACACGCCCAACCATAACTGGTAAAGGTTTGTATTGCGCCTTTAGGTTTACCGGTTGAACCTGAAGTATATATGAGGGTCATGACCTGATCGGCTGTTGGTAGAGGTTCATCAACAAGCGGTTGACCAAGTTTTAACAGTTGCTGCCAATGGTATTGCGCAGGCATGGTGTCATAAGGCATGGCCAAACGAAGAATATCACCGCCAACAGCGGCTTCTTGTTCTGCCCAATGATCGAGTTTACCGGTGAAAATAGCTTTAACACCGCTGTGTTCAACAACATAGCGAATGGTTTCAGCATTAGCTGTTGGGTAAATAGGTACACTAATGTAGCCACCGTACATTAACGCTAAATCGACAATAAACCACTCGGCGCAGTTTTTAGATAGTACGGCAATTTTGTCTCCGCGCTCAAGACCTAAATGGCGTAGCGAACCTGCAATTTGGTGCATTTTTTGTTGAACTTCACGCCATGTGAAATCCACATATTTACCATCAATCGGTTGGCGAAGGTAAACTTTGTCACCTTGTGTATCAACCCAATGAGACAACATCTCAACAGGAGTTTTAATTAAGTTTTCCATCGAAGCTTCCATGTTCATTATTGTTATTGTGGGTATTTATAAACTTATTATGGCCATTTTTGTGCGCTGGCGCAAACAATTGCACAATATGTGTGCAAGGTAACACTGTAACCAAGTTAGCAGAATGGGTTGAATAAACAATAGGTATTGAGTAAATACTCTACAAAAGGCAGTTTGCTGATAATAAAAAAGGCGCCCTAGGCGCCTTTGACATATTGAAGTGTCACTGTTAGATTTCCATTATTCCGTCCATTTCAACCAATGACCCTTTTGGTAACTCTTTGACGCCAATAGCTGCACGAGCAGGGTACGGTTGCTGGAAATAACGACTCATAATTTCGTTCACGGTCGCAAAATGGGATAGATCGGTTAGGAATATATTCAACTTAACGATATCACTCATGTTTCCGCCAGCGGCTTCACATACAGCCGTTAAATTTTCGAACACTTGTACGACTTGTTCAGAAAAATCATCGCTCACCATAGTCATTGTTTTTGGATCAAGTGGAATTTGACCTGAAAGATAAACCGTACTGCTAACCTTAACAGCTTGAGAATAAGTCCCAATTGCTTGTGGGGCTTTGTCTGTTGTGATGATAATTTTTTCAGCCATATTGTGCTCTCTTTATTGTTGTTAGGAATTAGCGGTTACGCGAGGTACGTAATACTTCAGGTAACACACGGATCCGGCGCATAACGTTGGCCAGATGAACACGATCTTTAACTGAAATACGTAAATTAATCAAATACACTCGGCCATCACGTTCTTCGGTGCTGAGATT from Shewanella polaris includes:
- a CDS encoding DUF3014 domain-containing protein is translated as MQVNEEDRITPQASEKPGSNMLLIAIAVIALLGASSYFYFTSDDTEEFEPLVITPVELPESVPETPIEQTPIEEPQNIATTTDDVVPIGEPETTAMVEPLPALSDSDDFVEAKTLAIANGMKIAPMILKKDIARQFVVFVDNLAQGDLVRKASPLKGPDTQFSVSEITNKTYLNPDGYHRYDVYANFIADLSEKDLLSTYTELKPLFSEAFTELGYNDVDFDKRMQQAFSMIINAPIIEDPIELSSISVNYKYVNPNLEALPNAQKLLIRMGPENTRKIKAAIKKLQKSFPNK
- the recG gene encoding ATP-dependent DNA helicase RecG, with the protein product MLRLDLVPITDLKGVAKKVAEKLAKLGIKTVQDVLFHLPLRYEDRTQIHPIAALPPGSYGTIEAEIQSTQIMQGRRRMLVCNVRDHSGMMSLRFFNFSMAQRNAMENGASIRAYGEIRRGNHHKEIVHPEYQIIHPGESITLSDTLTPIYPTTEGVKQASWIKLTAQALAMLDQGGLPELLPSALQPNNISLHDALHILHRPHSSVSPFELEQGQHPAQQRLIQEELLAHNLSMLQLRQRSNQDAAVSMPATGQLLTPFLAQLPFKPTGAQQRVVAEISQDIQHPTPMMRLVQGDVGSGKTLVAALAALQAIENGYQVAMMAPTELLAEQHAANFAAWFEPLGLKVGWLAGKLKGKARVQSLEDIASGAAQMVIGTHAIFQQAVVFNKLALIIIDEQHRFGVHQRLGLREKGVNQGFHPHQLIMTATPIPRTLAMTAYADLDTSIIDELPPGRTPVTTVAIADSRREQVIERVKQAALHDNRQAYWVCTLIEESELLECQAAEDTAAELTIALPELKIGLIHGRMKSAEKQAIMAQFKSGELNLLVATTVIEVGVDVPNASLMIIENPERLGLAQLHQLRGRVGRGAVASHCVLLYKAPLSQTATKRLGVLRNSNDGFVIAQKDLEIRGPGEVLGTKQTGLADLKIADLIRDQHLIAPTQKLASHVNQQVPQNVDAIIQRWIGDRQQYVQA
- a CDS encoding response regulator transcription factor — encoded protein: MKILLAEDQAMVRGALAALLTLAADDLNGISITEVEDGDKAMTMLKSQHFDLLLTDIEMPGKSGLELSQWLQQQASSTKVIILTTFGRAGYIKRALEYGVGGFLLKDAPSDDLINAIKLVMAGKRIIDPELAFNAIGEIDPLNDKERRALRLASEGLSTADIANQLFIAEGTVRNYLSEAINKLNASNRIDAARIAKQKGWL
- a CDS encoding histidine kinase codes for the protein MTICLSSNNEKSYEQKTAWVYLINLGFYFIPLYFMGDQWLTITLAILLLIPFIIGYFWAYNNSTEQAFKPILLMLFIAIISGFLTSGAISLFSFCCFFIGFFYSLRTAILSFIGISLLLLAIDLWVGYPGYFFTFYGMGICLGVGVFGVIEQKRQQIKRQQQQSKDEVTHLATALERERIARDLHDVMGHHLASIALKAELADKLISAGKTEQAQQQISQVSQITRDCLSQIRQTVSDYKHQRLSQTLKTLTQTLRDKSIAVTIKGQCPKLNELTESQLCLMLTELVNNTIKHSQADHCTILTQTTTDKVLLQYMENRAVKVLTEGNGLKGIKERAALLNGDVQFQLSPQFVVSITLPLIEST
- a CDS encoding tetratricopeptide repeat protein, with the translated sequence MKTLLLITSLTLVSHSSFADISDIDAAANTMNITELSQYSENSNDYEKAYADYRLAITANIIGQRQLAADSLNNAQQTLETMLNQHTSADSQALLAAVYGMQIAFDNTKGAEYGMKTAQLLQQASELEPNNPRVNLVKAINAFYTPSTFGGGLDKAQTLASQAITQYDLPCDTICWGHAEAYTWRGLAKQEQGDLSGAMQDWQAALDIDPQYGWANFLLNHQAVKQ
- a CDS encoding calcium/sodium antiporter, encoding MLIALSIIGGFIILTFGAEALVRGASAIALRLGIAPLIIGLTIVAFGTSAPELAVSVKSALAGNPGIALGNVVGSNIVNIGLILAVTALIRPITVHSQMVKRDIPIMISASIFVWFLLLDGDVSFIDGAILFSLLIGYLVFSYISSKNNPEEVDIDTKPQNPLLSITLIAVGITMLVGGGILFVNGAVDLAKQFGISEVIIGLTIVAIGTSMPELVTSVMAALKGQSDIAIGNVVGSNIFNVLGILGATALIHPVSAEGFNEIDFIAMIIFAIMVLPFAWSGFRIGRREGAVLLAGYLGYTSYLVMQVV
- a CDS encoding AMP-binding protein produces the protein MENLIKTPVEMLSHWVDTQGDKVYLRQPIDGKYVDFTWREVQQKMHQIAGSLRHLGLERGDKIAVLSKNCAEWFIVDLALMYGGYISVPIYPTANAETIRYVVEHSGVKAIFTGKLDHWAEQEAAVGGDILRLAMPYDTMPAQYHWQQLLKLGQPLVDEPLPTADQVMTLIYTSGSTGKPKGAIQTFTSYGWACEAVIRDLQVNTTDRLLSYLPLAHITERVAIEGSSFYSGATISFVEGLDSFVDDIQRCRPTVFFSVPRLWTVFQLNIINKIGEKKLKTLLKLPIISSIVKRKIKSGLGLDQSRLNGSGSAPIPPSLIQWYNNIGIDICEAWGMTENSAYSIINYPFNAKKIGTVGRPVEGCLVRQTEEGELLVKSPGLMSGYYLQDEATAAAFTEDGFFHTGDLCEIDEDGYIDITGRVKDNFKTSKGKYVAPVPIERKLAQDSHVDLICVIGSGLPHPVALVQLSEGSKLQPREEVRTSLKETLDGVNPHLESHEHVDAIIVVNDEWTIENDVLTPTLKIKRHVLEKAFSAKVDGIRGAKVRWEDEL
- a CDS encoding RidA family protein: MAEKIIITTDKAPQAIGTYSQAVKVSSTVYLSGQIPLDPKTMTMVSDDFSEQVVQVFENLTAVCEAAGGNMSDIVKLNIFLTDLSHFATVNEIMSRYFQQPYPARAAIGVKELPKGSLVEMDGIMEI